Proteins co-encoded in one Actinomadura luteofluorescens genomic window:
- a CDS encoding glycosyl hydrolase, which translates to MSGIRGRLGEVLEAPPRAFSPVPIWWWSGERLDRRRLRDQLERFAEGGVYNLVVLNLAPSGPMFGADADDPPFFSTAWWDLLDAVCEDAAELGVSLWFYDQLGFSGADLQARLVRDFPDYAGRWLRRDGTADVRGFDYLSAEACAALLDRVHGEFARRLGHRLGNVIVGSFQDELPSLPTWSEGFAGEFERRRGYDLAPHLAALWGSGGGDAFRVRLDYHLTRAELAEEAFFRPLAEWHERYGLLHGCDQQDPARAGLPVDGVRLYADYARTHRWFGAPGSDHHGDARVHSSLAHLYGRDRTWIEAFHSSGWGGTLEETFDWLLPWLRAGATLYNPHAVYYSTKAGWWEWAPPSTDWRQPYWRHHRVFADAVARLCAALSLGRHVCDVAVLFPTATAQAGTRLDGVDPDAALAQEVYRDLVGDMAWFRMVPGALDRLGIDADVVDDDSVQRATVAKGRLDVADESYGVVLLPSCTVLEGETARRLTAFAEHGGRVVAVGAPPVRGVGDPGADEAVAGLRAVLEVVPGTGALGAALDGVRRVDAPVPALVREVDGTTLVFLTAAPSMASRVSVGRPDERGADLGWLDVTYDFDPGRYVRDMPVRVRGVSGPAFAASPFGGPPRRLETRAVDGTSVETVIPFDDGPAALLLFPGGEDIAAPDPAPATRETVLDLGTSWTMDLVPTLDNAWGDFARPAAGHDVPFERWTVSHRTEEEPEWSEAHATFGPHGVWARESEGRWRPFVYSDSRGIRKDTLHRAFLGPKGHVPEEFLDFGDVRSGDAVVFRTRLTVPGDGGFVAIGAAAAKTVRLDGATVALDDLGHLAIAEAPVPAGDHDVEVRLVPDEDVRLRAHLAVVTDRGRYRRPEWITVAGPARPGAEVALSMPLPASAAGAMLQVASAAPCRVLVDGAEIGRQGGFDPYAEQEVPRVGRYRVTGGELTLVLTEGGPPPAVLVDGPVVSGPGWTAARDGAPVPVASRRAQYGDPASLHLRRRPHPLPGAAWLEDDPETDVVLPATLAMPDAAPRVERLRFTVPPGATRMAVDVRGELLEATLDGEPLAPAPEMPLPGQEAPPGRTAELRIRTHPGHRAGAALAGPVRFTVGPGTIELGDWEEAGLAGYSGAVRYRRSFRLAAPPSGAALDLGRVRGTAEVTVNGEPAGVRICAPYRFDVGASLREGGNEIEILVCGTLAPYLDEVSPTHFVFQGQRASGLFGPVRLLMEAPAAGGR; encoded by the coding sequence ATGAGCGGGATTCGGGGGCGGTTGGGGGAGGTGTTGGAGGCGCCGCCGCGTGCGTTCTCGCCCGTGCCCATCTGGTGGTGGAGCGGGGAGCGGCTCGACCGGCGGCGGCTGCGCGACCAGCTCGAACGGTTCGCCGAGGGGGGCGTGTACAACCTTGTCGTGCTGAACCTGGCGCCGTCGGGTCCGATGTTCGGCGCGGACGCCGACGATCCGCCCTTCTTCTCCACCGCGTGGTGGGACCTGCTGGACGCCGTGTGCGAGGACGCCGCCGAGCTGGGCGTGTCGCTCTGGTTCTACGACCAGCTCGGGTTCTCGGGCGCCGATCTGCAGGCCCGCCTGGTGCGGGATTTCCCGGACTACGCGGGGCGGTGGCTCCGGCGGGACGGGACGGCGGACGTGCGCGGTTTCGACTACCTGTCGGCCGAGGCGTGCGCGGCGCTTCTCGACCGTGTGCACGGCGAGTTCGCGCGGCGGCTGGGGCACCGGCTCGGCAACGTGATCGTCGGGTCGTTCCAGGACGAGCTGCCGTCGCTGCCGACCTGGTCGGAGGGGTTCGCCGGGGAGTTCGAGCGGCGCCGCGGCTACGACCTGGCGCCGCACCTCGCAGCGCTGTGGGGGAGCGGTGGCGGGGACGCCTTCCGGGTCCGCCTCGACTACCACCTCACCCGCGCCGAGCTGGCCGAGGAGGCGTTCTTCCGGCCGCTGGCCGAATGGCACGAGCGGTACGGCCTGCTGCACGGCTGTGACCAGCAGGATCCGGCGCGGGCGGGGCTTCCCGTGGACGGGGTCAGGCTGTACGCCGACTACGCGCGCACGCACCGCTGGTTCGGCGCCCCCGGATCCGACCACCACGGCGACGCCCGTGTCCACTCCTCGCTGGCGCACCTGTACGGCCGGGACCGGACCTGGATCGAGGCGTTCCACTCCAGCGGCTGGGGAGGGACGCTGGAGGAGACCTTCGACTGGCTGCTGCCGTGGCTGCGCGCTGGGGCGACGCTCTACAACCCGCACGCCGTCTACTACTCGACCAAGGCGGGCTGGTGGGAGTGGGCGCCGCCGTCCACCGACTGGCGCCAGCCCTACTGGCGGCACCACCGCGTCTTCGCCGACGCCGTCGCCAGGCTCTGCGCCGCCCTCTCGCTGGGGCGGCACGTGTGCGACGTGGCGGTGCTGTTCCCGACCGCCACCGCGCAGGCGGGGACGCGGCTCGACGGCGTGGACCCGGACGCGGCGCTCGCGCAGGAGGTCTACCGCGATCTGGTCGGCGACATGGCGTGGTTCCGGATGGTGCCCGGCGCGCTCGACCGGCTGGGGATCGACGCCGACGTCGTCGACGACGACTCCGTGCAGCGGGCCACGGTCGCCAAAGGGCGGCTGGACGTCGCGGACGAGTCGTACGGGGTCGTGCTTCTCCCGTCCTGCACCGTGCTCGAAGGGGAGACGGCGCGCAGGCTCACCGCCTTCGCCGAGCACGGCGGCCGTGTCGTCGCGGTCGGCGCGCCGCCCGTCCGAGGGGTCGGGGACCCGGGTGCCGACGAGGCGGTGGCGGGGCTCCGCGCCGTGCTGGAGGTCGTGCCGGGGACCGGCGCGCTCGGTGCCGCCCTCGACGGCGTCCGCCGGGTGGACGCGCCGGTCCCCGCCCTCGTCCGGGAGGTCGACGGCACCACGCTGGTGTTCCTGACGGCCGCGCCGTCGATGGCCAGCCGCGTTTCGGTGGGACGGCCCGACGAGCGCGGCGCCGACCTCGGCTGGCTGGACGTGACCTACGACTTCGATCCCGGCCGGTACGTGCGGGACATGCCGGTGCGGGTCCGGGGCGTGAGCGGTCCGGCGTTCGCCGCGAGCCCGTTCGGGGGCCCGCCGCGCCGGCTGGAGACGCGGGCGGTGGACGGGACGTCCGTCGAAACCGTCATCCCGTTCGACGACGGGCCCGCCGCGCTGCTCCTCTTTCCGGGAGGCGAGGACATCGCGGCACCGGACCCCGCCCCGGCAACGCGGGAGACCGTCCTCGACCTCGGCACGTCCTGGACGATGGACCTGGTTCCGACCCTCGACAACGCCTGGGGCGACTTCGCCCGGCCCGCGGCCGGTCACGACGTCCCATTCGAACGCTGGACGGTGAGTCACCGGACGGAGGAGGAGCCAGAGTGGTCCGAGGCGCACGCCACGTTCGGCCCGCACGGGGTCTGGGCCAGGGAGAGCGAGGGACGGTGGCGCCCCTTCGTGTACTCCGACTCCCGCGGCATACGCAAGGACACCCTGCACCGCGCCTTCCTCGGGCCCAAGGGGCACGTCCCGGAGGAGTTCCTCGATTTCGGGGACGTCCGGTCCGGTGACGCGGTCGTGTTCCGGACCCGCCTGACCGTGCCCGGCGACGGCGGCTTCGTGGCCATCGGCGCTGCCGCCGCCAAGACGGTCCGGCTGGACGGCGCCACCGTCGCGCTGGACGACCTAGGCCACCTGGCGATCGCCGAGGCGCCGGTCCCCGCCGGTGACCACGACGTCGAGGTCCGGCTCGTCCCCGACGAGGACGTCCGGCTGCGCGCCCACCTCGCCGTCGTCACCGACCGCGGGCGCTACCGGCGGCCGGAGTGGATCACGGTGGCGGGGCCCGCGCGGCCGGGGGCCGAGGTCGCGCTGAGCATGCCGCTCCCGGCGTCCGCCGCCGGGGCGATGCTCCAGGTGGCCTCGGCCGCGCCCTGCCGCGTCCTCGTCGACGGCGCGGAGATCGGCCGCCAGGGAGGGTTCGACCCGTACGCCGAGCAGGAGGTCCCGCGCGTCGGCCGCTACCGCGTGACGGGCGGCGAGCTGACCCTGGTCCTGACCGAGGGCGGCCCGCCTCCCGCGGTCCTCGTGGACGGGCCGGTCGTGTCCGGCCCAGGCTGGACCGCGGCGCGCGACGGCGCCCCGGTGCCCGTCGCGTCGCGGCGCGCGCAGTACGGCGACCCGGCGTCCCTCCACCTGCGCCGGCGGCCCCACCCGCTGCCCGGCGCGGCGTGGCTTGAGGACGACCCGGAAACGGACGTCGTCCTCCCCGCGACCCTCGCGATGCCGGACGCGGCGCCGCGGGTGGAGAGGCTGCGTTTCACCGTCCCGCCCGGCGCGACTCGCATGGCCGTCGACGTCCGCGGCGAACTTCTGGAAGCGACCCTGGACGGGGAGCCTCTGGCCCCGGCCCCCGAGATGCCGCTGCCGGGGCAGGAGGCTCCGCCCGGCCGGACGGCGGAACTGCGAATCCGTACCCATCCCGGCCACCGGGCGGGGGCGGCGCTCGCGGGGCCGGTGCGTTTCACGGTGGGGCCCGGCACGATCGAGCTGGGCGATTGGGAGGAGGCGGGTCTCGCCGGTTACAGCGGCGCCGTCCGCTACCGGCGCTCGTTCCGCCTCGCGGCGCCTCCGTCCGGAGCGGCGCTCGACCTCGGGCGGGTGCGCGGCACCGCCGAAGTCACCGTCAACGGCGAGCCCGCCGGGGTGCGCATCTGCGCCCCGTACCGTTTCGACGTCGGGGCGTCCCTGCGCGAAGGCGGCAACGAGATCGAGATCCTCGTCTGCGGAACCCTCGCGCCCTACCTCGACGAGGTGAGCCCCACGCACTTCGTCTTCCAGGGCCAGCGCGCCTCGGGGCTCTTTGGCCCCGTCCGGCTACTGATGGAGGCACCGGCCGCCGGCGGGCGCTGA
- a CDS encoding alpha/beta hydrolase: MRRTSRTRAGAALAACGGMLAAAALAGPPPATAAAGDPPRPDWKSCGDAANPALQCAMLEVPLDHARPDGRTVRIALNRLPATAPPGRRQGPMLLNPGGPGISGLWMASWIPSKLPPDVAAAYDWIGFDLRGSQHSEPRMSCDPHYFDGPRPDFQVGQGTTGAWLDRAAGYVAKCTEKHSWLLPHLSTVDHVGDMESIRRALGAEKINFFGWSYGTTLGSTYAQLYPRHVRRFVLDSIVGPSVSWYDHNVLQDLQHEKRFKAFTAWVAKADGVYHLGTDPAEVEAGWYAMRTRLREHPVGRIGPDEFDDTQVAGGYDVLRWPRLATVLSAYTNSGDTAPLVTAYERYAAPDPEDDSFDLYNAVMCGDSKWPRDFRYWRKDQAKVNEKAPFYTYNNMWFNAGCLTWPVKAGHRTRITGKGLPPMLLFQATDDPATPYEGGLDMARALPSARLVVERGGGSHAITFAGNACLDDLLVGYLRGGKVPQDRGLVDRTCAKNPDPAPVWVTPAPAAASGAQATAVPRQFVR, encoded by the coding sequence GTGAGACGAACGAGCAGGACACGCGCGGGCGCCGCGCTCGCGGCGTGCGGCGGCATGCTGGCGGCCGCGGCGCTGGCCGGGCCCCCGCCGGCGACCGCCGCGGCCGGCGACCCGCCGCGACCGGACTGGAAGTCCTGCGGCGACGCCGCGAACCCCGCGCTGCAGTGCGCGATGCTGGAGGTGCCGCTCGACCACGCCCGCCCGGACGGGCGCACGGTCAGGATCGCGCTGAACCGGCTGCCCGCCACCGCGCCCCCCGGCCGGCGGCAGGGACCGATGCTGCTCAACCCCGGCGGGCCCGGCATCAGCGGCCTGTGGATGGCGAGCTGGATCCCCTCCAAGCTGCCGCCCGACGTCGCCGCCGCCTACGACTGGATCGGCTTCGACCTGCGCGGATCCCAGCACAGCGAGCCGCGCATGTCCTGCGACCCGCACTACTTCGACGGTCCGCGGCCCGACTTCCAGGTCGGCCAGGGCACCACGGGGGCGTGGCTCGACAGGGCCGCCGGGTACGTCGCGAAGTGCACCGAGAAGCACTCCTGGCTGCTGCCGCACCTGTCGACGGTCGACCACGTCGGGGACATGGAGTCGATCCGCCGCGCGCTCGGCGCCGAGAAGATCAACTTCTTCGGGTGGTCGTACGGCACCACACTCGGCTCGACGTACGCCCAGCTGTACCCGCGGCACGTCCGCCGCTTCGTCCTGGACAGCATCGTCGGGCCGTCCGTCTCCTGGTACGACCACAACGTCCTCCAGGACCTCCAGCACGAGAAGCGGTTCAAGGCGTTCACCGCATGGGTCGCCAAGGCCGACGGCGTCTACCACCTCGGAACGGACCCCGCCGAGGTCGAGGCCGGGTGGTACGCCATGCGCACCCGGCTGCGCGAGCACCCCGTGGGCCGGATCGGGCCCGACGAGTTCGACGACACGCAGGTCGCGGGCGGCTACGACGTCCTCCGGTGGCCCCGGCTCGCGACGGTGCTCTCCGCGTACACCAACTCGGGCGACACCGCGCCGCTCGTCACCGCGTACGAGCGCTACGCCGCGCCGGACCCGGAGGACGACTCCTTCGACCTCTACAACGCCGTGATGTGCGGCGACAGCAAGTGGCCGCGCGACTTCCGGTACTGGCGGAAGGACCAGGCGAAGGTCAACGAGAAGGCGCCCTTCTACACCTACAACAACATGTGGTTCAACGCGGGCTGCCTGACCTGGCCCGTCAAGGCGGGGCACCGCACCAGGATCACCGGCAAGGGCCTGCCGCCCATGCTGCTGTTCCAGGCGACGGACGACCCGGCCACACCGTACGAGGGCGGCCTCGACATGGCGCGGGCCCTGCCGAGCGCGCGGCTCGTCGTGGAGAGGGGCGGCGGCAGCCACGCGATCACGTTCGCGGGCAACGCGTGCCTCGACGATCTCCTCGTCGGCTACCTGCGCGGCGGGAAGGTGCCGCAGGACCGCGGCCTGGTCGACCGCACCTGCGCCAAGAACCCCGACCCGGCACCGGTCTGGGTCACGCCCGCTCCGGCCGCGGCCTCCGGCGCGCAGGCGACCGCCGTCCCGCGACAGTTCGTGAGGTGA
- a CDS encoding collagenase — translation MRNRRRSTRCLLASMAVALGTTFLVAPASAAPKPPPASLRPDGGGDARHIQKAPLPAKDRPPLSADDSELKSSPDKPKKSAEHKRPSMKGAPKASAKAAAAACSASDFTSRSGSALVQQIKSSTTDCVNSLFSLTGTDAYYAFRESQMASVAYGLRDNGLYYPGDNTTGTAQLVLYLRAGYYVHWYNPSTVGTYGPTLKTAIQSGLDAYFGNAKSSTVSDANGEVLAEAVTLIDSAEENARYISVVKRLLTGYNSSYDASWWMLNAVNNVYTVLFRGHQVPEFVTAVQSDPSLLDTLNSFATGHLSLLGTDRSYLTSNAGRELTRFVQHSALQTKVRPLAKGLLGQSAMTGKTAPLWVGVAEMTDYYDKANCSYYGTCDLAQRLAANVLTINHTCSSSIKIRAQDMTAAQLSDSCASLQNQDAYFHGLVKDGNRPVANDNNTTIEVCVFDSSTDYQTYAGAMFGIDTNNGGMYLEGDPAAAGNQPRFIAYEAEWVRPAFQIWNLNHEYTHYLDGRFDMYGDFNAGVTTPTIWWIEGFAEYVSYSYRKEVYDAAITEAARGTYALSTLFDTTYSHDTTRIYRWGYLAVRYMFEKHPSDVATVLGYYRTGNWNAARTFLTSTIGSRYDSDWRTWLAACASGACAGGGGGGNQAPAAAFSASANGLAVSFTDQSTDSDGTIASRRWDFGDGATSTSANPSHTYGADGTYTVSLTVTDDKGATGTATKQLAVSAGGGGGTTECTGSDTRQLGQNCQRGNLSATQGNLSYLYLYVPSGTRSIKITSSGGTGDADLYYSSTGWATSTSYTQRSINSGNAETLTITNPPAGYNYVSLYGKQAFSGVTVKSEY, via the coding sequence GTGAGAAACAGACGCAGATCGACCCGCTGCCTGCTGGCGTCAATGGCGGTGGCCCTCGGGACGACGTTCCTCGTCGCGCCCGCGTCCGCCGCCCCGAAGCCCCCTCCCGCCAGCCTCCGCCCCGACGGCGGCGGCGACGCGCGCCACATCCAGAAGGCCCCGCTCCCCGCCAAGGACCGGCCGCCGCTCTCCGCGGACGACAGCGAGCTGAAGAGCAGTCCCGACAAGCCGAAGAAGTCGGCGGAGCACAAGCGCCCCTCCATGAAGGGCGCCCCGAAGGCGAGCGCGAAGGCGGCCGCGGCCGCGTGCAGCGCGAGCGACTTCACGAGCCGTTCCGGAAGCGCGCTCGTCCAGCAGATCAAGTCGTCCACGACCGACTGCGTCAACTCGCTGTTCAGCCTCACCGGCACCGACGCGTACTACGCGTTCCGCGAGTCGCAGATGGCGAGCGTCGCCTACGGCCTGCGTGACAACGGGCTCTACTACCCGGGCGACAACACCACCGGCACGGCCCAGCTGGTCCTCTACCTGCGGGCCGGCTACTACGTCCACTGGTACAACCCGTCGACCGTGGGGACCTACGGCCCCACGCTGAAGACGGCGATCCAGTCGGGCCTGGACGCCTACTTCGGCAACGCCAAGTCCTCGACGGTCAGCGACGCCAACGGCGAGGTCCTCGCCGAGGCGGTCACGCTGATCGACAGCGCGGAGGAGAACGCCCGCTACATCTCCGTGGTCAAGCGGCTGCTGACCGGCTACAACAGCTCCTACGACGCGTCCTGGTGGATGCTCAACGCGGTGAACAACGTCTACACGGTGCTGTTCCGCGGCCACCAGGTCCCGGAGTTCGTCACCGCGGTCCAGTCCGACCCGAGCCTGCTCGACACGCTCAACTCCTTCGCCACGGGCCACCTCTCCCTGCTCGGCACCGACCGCAGCTACCTGACGTCCAACGCGGGACGTGAGCTGACCCGCTTCGTGCAGCACTCCGCGCTGCAGACGAAGGTCAGGCCGCTGGCCAAGGGCCTGCTCGGGCAGAGCGCCATGACCGGGAAGACCGCCCCGCTGTGGGTCGGCGTCGCCGAGATGACCGACTACTACGACAAGGCGAACTGCTCCTACTACGGCACCTGCGACCTGGCGCAGCGGCTCGCCGCGAACGTCCTGACCATCAACCACACCTGCAGTTCGAGCATCAAGATCCGGGCGCAGGACATGACGGCCGCCCAGCTGTCGGACAGCTGCGCCAGCCTCCAGAACCAGGACGCCTACTTCCACGGCCTGGTGAAGGACGGGAACAGGCCCGTCGCGAACGACAACAACACCACGATCGAGGTCTGCGTCTTCGATTCGAGCACCGACTACCAGACCTACGCCGGCGCGATGTTCGGCATCGACACCAACAACGGCGGCATGTACCTGGAGGGCGACCCGGCCGCCGCGGGCAACCAGCCGCGGTTCATCGCCTACGAGGCCGAGTGGGTGCGCCCGGCGTTCCAGATCTGGAACCTCAACCACGAGTACACGCACTACCTCGACGGCCGCTTCGACATGTACGGCGACTTCAACGCCGGTGTCACCACGCCCACCATCTGGTGGATCGAGGGGTTCGCCGAGTACGTCTCCTACTCCTACCGCAAGGAGGTCTACGACGCGGCGATCACCGAGGCGGCGAGGGGCACCTACGCGCTCAGCACGCTGTTCGACACCACCTACAGCCATGACACGACCCGCATCTACCGCTGGGGCTACCTGGCGGTGCGGTACATGTTCGAGAAGCACCCGAGCGACGTCGCGACCGTTCTCGGCTACTACCGGACCGGCAACTGGAACGCCGCCCGGACGTTCCTGACGAGCACGATCGGCAGCCGCTACGACAGCGACTGGCGGACGTGGCTCGCCGCGTGCGCGTCCGGCGCGTGCGCCGGCGGCGGGGGCGGCGGCAACCAGGCGCCGGCCGCGGCGTTCTCGGCCTCGGCGAACGGCCTGGCGGTCTCCTTCACCGACCAGTCCACCGACTCCGACGGCACCATCGCCTCCCGGCGGTGGGACTTCGGCGACGGCGCCACCTCGACGTCGGCCAACCCGTCCCACACCTACGGCGCGGACGGTACCTACACCGTCTCCCTCACCGTCACCGACGACAAGGGCGCCACCGGCACCGCGACCAAGCAGCTGGCGGTGTCGGCCGGGGGCGGCGGCGGGACGACCGAGTGCACCGGGAGCGACACCCGCCAGCTCGGGCAGAACTGCCAGCGCGGCAACCTGTCGGCCACCCAGGGGAACCTCTCCTACCTGTACCTCTACGTGCCCTCCGGCACGCGATCGATCAAGATCACTTCGTCGGGCGGCACCGGTGACGCGGACCTGTACTACAGCTCCACCGGCTGGGCCACGTCGACGTCCTACACCCAGAGGTCGATCAACAGCGGAAACGCCGAGACCCTGACCATCACCAACCCGCCCGCGGGCTACAACTACGTGAGCCTCTACGGCAAGCAGGCGTTCAGCGGAGTGACCGTGAAGTCCGAGTACTGA
- a CDS encoding carbohydrate ABC transporter permease, giving the protein MSLRYGLRTFALEVVMIAVALAFLFPVYALVTLSLKDKQQIASAPLSPPSSPTLGNYADAWSRASLGSALLNSTVITVASLVALIAIGAFAAYFLARCASRLGYTLYVLFLLGIVLPFQLGMIPLFKLADSAGLLGTYQGMIIFYTGIQLPFTIFLYTGFIRALPGDYANAALIDGAGHLQAFTRVVFPLLRPITGTVLILNAVFVWNDFFTPLLYLGGSARETVPVRVFAFVGQYVSDYGLVFAGLVLAALPIIVIFLVLQRYVIKGFASGLKG; this is encoded by the coding sequence ATGAGCCTGCGTTACGGACTGCGCACGTTCGCCCTGGAAGTCGTGATGATCGCGGTCGCGCTGGCGTTCCTGTTCCCGGTGTACGCGCTCGTCACGCTGTCGCTGAAGGACAAGCAGCAGATCGCCTCGGCGCCGCTGTCGCCGCCGTCGTCGCCGACGCTCGGCAACTACGCCGACGCCTGGTCGCGGGCGTCGCTGGGCTCGGCGCTGCTGAACAGCACGGTGATCACGGTGGCGAGCCTGGTGGCGCTCATCGCGATCGGGGCGTTCGCGGCGTACTTCCTCGCCCGCTGCGCCTCGCGGCTCGGCTACACGCTGTACGTGCTGTTCCTGCTCGGCATCGTGCTGCCGTTCCAGCTCGGCATGATCCCGCTGTTCAAGCTCGCCGACTCCGCGGGCCTGCTCGGCACCTACCAGGGAATGATCATCTTCTACACCGGCATCCAGCTGCCGTTCACGATCTTCCTGTACACGGGGTTCATCCGGGCGCTGCCGGGCGACTACGCCAACGCGGCGCTGATCGACGGCGCGGGCCACCTCCAGGCCTTCACCCGCGTCGTGTTCCCGCTGCTGCGGCCGATCACCGGCACGGTGCTGATCCTCAACGCCGTGTTCGTCTGGAACGACTTCTTCACCCCGCTGCTGTACCTGGGCGGGTCGGCGCGCGAGACGGTCCCGGTGCGGGTCTTCGCCTTCGTCGGCCAGTACGTCTCGGACTACGGCCTGGTCTTCGCCGGCCTGGTCCTCGCCGCACTCCCGATCATCGTGATCTTCCTGGTGCTGCAGCGGTATGTCATCAAGGGGTTCGCCAGCGGGCTCAAAGGATGA